The following coding sequences lie in one Haemorhous mexicanus isolate bHaeMex1 chromosome 10, bHaeMex1.pri, whole genome shotgun sequence genomic window:
- the AMOTL2 gene encoding angiomotin-like protein 2 isoform X2, producing the protein MRTAEDSNGTVLHRLIQEQLRYGNLTENRTLLAIQQQALRGGGGGGSPRSSLESLSPEESQMVQQSTRQEPQGQEHHSDHVYLENSVYRLCPPKGEELPTYEEAKAHSQLLASQRGAAGAGLRADSAPRGADSGARRPDEGLKELKHGHVRSLSERLMRMSLERNGAKAQSPISASHSFPQLSRQLVPLRGQHPEGTEPRGPPPEYPYVIPSQDAYLAEPRPCSREGPGFQHPEIRVLPTSVPAAFLPLCPGALGPAGVEALVSAQAVSAGSRLARADAVLRENERLQRESEKLRRELESYAEKASRIQKLESEIQRISEDYENLVKASSKREALEKAMRNKRDCEMRRLQDFNRDLKERLESANKQLASKTQENQESNQGSVAKLLAQSYEHQQEKEKLEREVSLLRSANEDQRRRAELLEQALGSAQARAAKAEAELRKKRAYVEKVERLQAALGQLQAACEKREQLELRLRTRLEQELKMLRAQQRQAGTASGGTSELSAHTLSEQLREREEKILALEADMTKWEQKYLEECTMRQFAMDAAATAAAQRDTTLISHSPRHSPNSSFNEDLLLASHKHQEMENRLKALHAQILEKDAVIKVLQQRSRRDPSKALQGSLRPAKSVPSIFAASAAPSWPGAGQSDRSSEGSSRGSTAGKATTEGTAVSTALALPSHSKHGSKDGSTQTDGAAGSSEQGEGTAVLESSAAARALDLSDMVEILI; encoded by the exons ATGAGGACGGCGGAGGACTCGAACGGGACGGTGCTGCACCGCCtgatccaggagcagctgcgCTATGGGAATCTCACGGAGAACCGCACTCTGCTGGCCATCCAGCAGCAGGCcctgcgcggcggcggcggcggcggcagcccCCGCTCCTCCCTGGAGAGCCTCAGCCCGGAGGAGAGCCAGATGGTGCAGCAATCCACGCGGCAGGAGCCGCAGGGCCAGGAGCATCACTCCGACCACGTCTACTTGGAGAACAGCGTCTATCGGCTGTGCCCGCCCAAGGGCGAGGAGCTGCCCACCTACGAGGAGGCCAAGGCgcattcccagctgctggcctcgcagcggggagcggcgggcgcggggctccgGGCTGACAGCGCCCCGCGCGGGGCCGACAGCGGCGCCCGGCGCCCCGACGAGgggctgaaggagctgaagcACGGCCACGTGCGGTCGCTGAGCGAGCGGCTCATGCGGATGTCGCTGGAGCGGAACGGGGCCAAGGCGCAGAGCCCCATCAGCGCTTCCCACAGCTTCCCGCAGCTCTCCCGGCAGCTCGTCCCCCTGCGCGGGCAGCACCCCGAGGGCACGGAGCCGCGGGGACCCCCCCCGGAGTATCCCTACGTCATCCCTTCCCAGGACGCTTACCTGGCTGAACCCCGACCCTGCTCCCGGGAAGGTCCTGGATTTCAGCATCCTGAGATCAG GGTGCTGCCCACCTCGGTGCCAGCCGCGTTCCTGCCGCTATGTCCGGGCGCGCTGGGTCCGGCCGGTGTGGAGGCGCTGGTCAGCGCCCAGGCGGTGTCAGCCGGCAGCCGCCTGGCCCGGGCAGACGCTGTCCTGCGGGAGAACGAGAGGCTCCAGCGGGAGAGCGAGAAGCTGCGGCGGGAGCTGGAGAGCTATGCCGAGAAGGCGAGCCGCATCCAGAAG CTGGAGAGTGAGATCCAGCGCATCTCAGAGGATTACGAAAACCTCGTCAAGGCGTCTTCCAAGCGGGAAGCCTTGGAGAAAGCCATGAGGAACAAGAGGGATTGTGAGATGCGACGGCTGCAGGATTTCAACCGAGACCTGAAAG AGCGGCTGGAATCGGCGAACAAGCAGCTGGCCAGCAAGACCCAGGAAAACCAGGAGAGCAACCAGGGCAGCGTGGCCAAACTCCTGGCACAGA GCTACGAGCaccagcaggagaaggagaagctggagcgggaggtgtccctgctgcgCAGCGCCAACGAGGACCAGCGGCGgcgggcagagctgctggagcaggcgCTGGGCAGCGCCCAGGCGCGGGCAGCCAAGGCAGAGGCCGAGCTGCGGAAGAAACGAGCCTACGTGGAGAAGGTGGAGCGGCTGCAGGcggccctggggcagctccaggccgCTTGCGAGAAgcgggagcagctggagctgcggCTCCGCACCcgcctggagcaggagctgaagaTGCTGCGGGCTCAGCAG aggcaggcGGGTACCGCGAGCGGTGGGACGTCGGAGCTGAGCGCCCACACGCTGTcggagcagctgagggagagggaggagaagatCCTGGCACTGGAGGCCGACATGACCAAGTGGGAGCAGAAGTACCTGGAGGAGTGCACCATGCGCCAGTTCGCCATGGACGCCGCGGCCACGGCGGCCGCCCAGCGCGACACCACCCTCATCAGCCACTCCCCACGGCACTCCCCCAACAGCAGCTTCAACGAGGACCTTCTCCTGGCCAGCCACAAGCACCAGGAGATGGAGAACAG gttAAAAGCTCTTCATGCCCAAATCCTGGAGAAGGATGCTGTCATCAAGGTCCTCCAGCAGCGCTCGCGGAGGGACCCCAGCAAAGCCCTTCAGGGCTCCCTGCGGCCGGCCAAATCCGTGCCCTCCATCTTCGCTGCCTCCGCCGCCCCAagctggccaggggctggccAGAGTGACCGGTCATCCGAGGGCAGCTCCCGTGGCAGCACAG CAGGCAAAGCCACCACTGAAGGGACAGCAGTGTCCACTGCCCTTGCCTTGCCATCCCACTCCAAGCATGGCAGCAAGGACGGCAGCACGCAGACAGAcggagcagctgggagcagcgaGCAGGGCGAGGGCACCGCAGTGCTGG agagctcggctgctgccagagccctggACCTGTCTGACATGGTGGAGATCCTGATTTAA
- the AMOTL2 gene encoding angiomotin-like protein 2 isoform X3: MRTAEDSNGTVLHRLIQEQLRYGNLTENRTLLAIQQQALRGGGGGGSPRSSLESLSPEESQMVQQSTRQEPQGQEHHSDHVYLENSVYRLCPPKGEELPTYEEAKAHSQLLASQRGAAGAGLRADSAPRGADSGARRPDEGLKELKHGHVRSLSERLMRMSLERNGAKAQSPISASHSFPQLSRQLVPLRGQHPEGTEPRGPPPEYPYVIPSQDAYLAEPRPCSREGPGFQHPEIRVLPTSVPAAFLPLCPGALGPAGVEALVSAQAVSAGSRLARADAVLRENERLQRESEKLRRELESYAEKASRIQKLESEIQRISEDYENLVKASSKREALEKAMRNKRDCEMRRLQDFNRDLKERLESANKQLASKTQENQESNQGSVAKLLAQSYEHQQEKEKLEREVSLLRSANEDQRRRAELLEQALGSAQARAAKAEAELRKKRAYVEKVERLQAALGQLQAACEKREQLELRLRTRLEQELKMLRAQQRQAGTASGGTSELSAHTLSEQLREREEKILALEADMTKWEQKYLEECTMRQFAMDAAATAAAQRDTTLISHSPRHSPNSSFNEDLLLASHKHQEMENRLKALHAQILEKDAVIKVLQQRSRRDPSKALQGSLRPAKSVPSIFAASAAPSWPGAGQSDRSSEGSSRGSTGKATTEGTAVSTALALPSHSKHGSKDGSTQTDGAAGSSEQGEGTAVLESSAAARALDLSDMVEILI; encoded by the exons ATGAGGACGGCGGAGGACTCGAACGGGACGGTGCTGCACCGCCtgatccaggagcagctgcgCTATGGGAATCTCACGGAGAACCGCACTCTGCTGGCCATCCAGCAGCAGGCcctgcgcggcggcggcggcggcggcagcccCCGCTCCTCCCTGGAGAGCCTCAGCCCGGAGGAGAGCCAGATGGTGCAGCAATCCACGCGGCAGGAGCCGCAGGGCCAGGAGCATCACTCCGACCACGTCTACTTGGAGAACAGCGTCTATCGGCTGTGCCCGCCCAAGGGCGAGGAGCTGCCCACCTACGAGGAGGCCAAGGCgcattcccagctgctggcctcgcagcggggagcggcgggcgcggggctccgGGCTGACAGCGCCCCGCGCGGGGCCGACAGCGGCGCCCGGCGCCCCGACGAGgggctgaaggagctgaagcACGGCCACGTGCGGTCGCTGAGCGAGCGGCTCATGCGGATGTCGCTGGAGCGGAACGGGGCCAAGGCGCAGAGCCCCATCAGCGCTTCCCACAGCTTCCCGCAGCTCTCCCGGCAGCTCGTCCCCCTGCGCGGGCAGCACCCCGAGGGCACGGAGCCGCGGGGACCCCCCCCGGAGTATCCCTACGTCATCCCTTCCCAGGACGCTTACCTGGCTGAACCCCGACCCTGCTCCCGGGAAGGTCCTGGATTTCAGCATCCTGAGATCAG GGTGCTGCCCACCTCGGTGCCAGCCGCGTTCCTGCCGCTATGTCCGGGCGCGCTGGGTCCGGCCGGTGTGGAGGCGCTGGTCAGCGCCCAGGCGGTGTCAGCCGGCAGCCGCCTGGCCCGGGCAGACGCTGTCCTGCGGGAGAACGAGAGGCTCCAGCGGGAGAGCGAGAAGCTGCGGCGGGAGCTGGAGAGCTATGCCGAGAAGGCGAGCCGCATCCAGAAG CTGGAGAGTGAGATCCAGCGCATCTCAGAGGATTACGAAAACCTCGTCAAGGCGTCTTCCAAGCGGGAAGCCTTGGAGAAAGCCATGAGGAACAAGAGGGATTGTGAGATGCGACGGCTGCAGGATTTCAACCGAGACCTGAAAG AGCGGCTGGAATCGGCGAACAAGCAGCTGGCCAGCAAGACCCAGGAAAACCAGGAGAGCAACCAGGGCAGCGTGGCCAAACTCCTGGCACAGA GCTACGAGCaccagcaggagaaggagaagctggagcgggaggtgtccctgctgcgCAGCGCCAACGAGGACCAGCGGCGgcgggcagagctgctggagcaggcgCTGGGCAGCGCCCAGGCGCGGGCAGCCAAGGCAGAGGCCGAGCTGCGGAAGAAACGAGCCTACGTGGAGAAGGTGGAGCGGCTGCAGGcggccctggggcagctccaggccgCTTGCGAGAAgcgggagcagctggagctgcggCTCCGCACCcgcctggagcaggagctgaagaTGCTGCGGGCTCAGCAG aggcaggcGGGTACCGCGAGCGGTGGGACGTCGGAGCTGAGCGCCCACACGCTGTcggagcagctgagggagagggaggagaagatCCTGGCACTGGAGGCCGACATGACCAAGTGGGAGCAGAAGTACCTGGAGGAGTGCACCATGCGCCAGTTCGCCATGGACGCCGCGGCCACGGCGGCCGCCCAGCGCGACACCACCCTCATCAGCCACTCCCCACGGCACTCCCCCAACAGCAGCTTCAACGAGGACCTTCTCCTGGCCAGCCACAAGCACCAGGAGATGGAGAACAG gttAAAAGCTCTTCATGCCCAAATCCTGGAGAAGGATGCTGTCATCAAGGTCCTCCAGCAGCGCTCGCGGAGGGACCCCAGCAAAGCCCTTCAGGGCTCCCTGCGGCCGGCCAAATCCGTGCCCTCCATCTTCGCTGCCTCCGCCGCCCCAagctggccaggggctggccAGAGTGACCGGTCATCCGAGGGCAGCTCCCGTGGCAGCACAG GCAAAGCCACCACTGAAGGGACAGCAGTGTCCACTGCCCTTGCCTTGCCATCCCACTCCAAGCATGGCAGCAAGGACGGCAGCACGCAGACAGAcggagcagctgggagcagcgaGCAGGGCGAGGGCACCGCAGTGCTGG agagctcggctgctgccagagccctggACCTGTCTGACATGGTGGAGATCCTGATTTAA
- the AMOTL2 gene encoding angiomotin-like protein 2 isoform X1, with translation MRTAEDSNGTVLHRLIQEQLRYGNLTENRTLLAIQQQALRGGGGGGSPRSSLESLSPEESQMVQQSTRQEPQGQEHHSDHVYLENSVYRLCPPKGEELPTYEEAKAHSQLLASQRGAAGAGLRADSAPRGADSGARRPDEGLKELKHGHVRSLSERLMRMSLERNGAKAQSPISASHSFPQLSRQLVPLRGQHPEGTEPRGPPPEYPYVIPSQDAYLAEPRPCSREGPGFQHPEIRVLPTSVPAAFLPLCPGALGPAGVEALVSAQAVSAGSRLARADAVLRENERLQRESEKLRRELESYAEKASRIQKLESEIQRISEDYENLVKASSKREALEKAMRNKRDCEMRRLQDFNRDLKERLESANKQLASKTQENQESNQGSVAKLLAQSYEHQQEKEKLEREVSLLRSANEDQRRRAELLEQALGSAQARAAKAEAELRKKRAYVEKVERLQAALGQLQAACEKREQLELRLRTRLEQELKMLRAQQRQAGTASGGTSELSAHTLSEQLREREEKILALEADMTKWEQKYLEECTMRQFAMDAAATAAAQRDTTLISHSPRHSPNSSFNEDLLLASHKHQEMENRLKALHAQILEKDAVIKVLQQRSRRDPSKALQGSLRPAKSVPSIFAASAAPSWPGAGQSDRSSEGSSRGSTESPPAGKATTEGTAVSTALALPSHSKHGSKDGSTQTDGAAGSSEQGEGTAVLESSAAARALDLSDMVEILI, from the exons ATGAGGACGGCGGAGGACTCGAACGGGACGGTGCTGCACCGCCtgatccaggagcagctgcgCTATGGGAATCTCACGGAGAACCGCACTCTGCTGGCCATCCAGCAGCAGGCcctgcgcggcggcggcggcggcggcagcccCCGCTCCTCCCTGGAGAGCCTCAGCCCGGAGGAGAGCCAGATGGTGCAGCAATCCACGCGGCAGGAGCCGCAGGGCCAGGAGCATCACTCCGACCACGTCTACTTGGAGAACAGCGTCTATCGGCTGTGCCCGCCCAAGGGCGAGGAGCTGCCCACCTACGAGGAGGCCAAGGCgcattcccagctgctggcctcgcagcggggagcggcgggcgcggggctccgGGCTGACAGCGCCCCGCGCGGGGCCGACAGCGGCGCCCGGCGCCCCGACGAGgggctgaaggagctgaagcACGGCCACGTGCGGTCGCTGAGCGAGCGGCTCATGCGGATGTCGCTGGAGCGGAACGGGGCCAAGGCGCAGAGCCCCATCAGCGCTTCCCACAGCTTCCCGCAGCTCTCCCGGCAGCTCGTCCCCCTGCGCGGGCAGCACCCCGAGGGCACGGAGCCGCGGGGACCCCCCCCGGAGTATCCCTACGTCATCCCTTCCCAGGACGCTTACCTGGCTGAACCCCGACCCTGCTCCCGGGAAGGTCCTGGATTTCAGCATCCTGAGATCAG GGTGCTGCCCACCTCGGTGCCAGCCGCGTTCCTGCCGCTATGTCCGGGCGCGCTGGGTCCGGCCGGTGTGGAGGCGCTGGTCAGCGCCCAGGCGGTGTCAGCCGGCAGCCGCCTGGCCCGGGCAGACGCTGTCCTGCGGGAGAACGAGAGGCTCCAGCGGGAGAGCGAGAAGCTGCGGCGGGAGCTGGAGAGCTATGCCGAGAAGGCGAGCCGCATCCAGAAG CTGGAGAGTGAGATCCAGCGCATCTCAGAGGATTACGAAAACCTCGTCAAGGCGTCTTCCAAGCGGGAAGCCTTGGAGAAAGCCATGAGGAACAAGAGGGATTGTGAGATGCGACGGCTGCAGGATTTCAACCGAGACCTGAAAG AGCGGCTGGAATCGGCGAACAAGCAGCTGGCCAGCAAGACCCAGGAAAACCAGGAGAGCAACCAGGGCAGCGTGGCCAAACTCCTGGCACAGA GCTACGAGCaccagcaggagaaggagaagctggagcgggaggtgtccctgctgcgCAGCGCCAACGAGGACCAGCGGCGgcgggcagagctgctggagcaggcgCTGGGCAGCGCCCAGGCGCGGGCAGCCAAGGCAGAGGCCGAGCTGCGGAAGAAACGAGCCTACGTGGAGAAGGTGGAGCGGCTGCAGGcggccctggggcagctccaggccgCTTGCGAGAAgcgggagcagctggagctgcggCTCCGCACCcgcctggagcaggagctgaagaTGCTGCGGGCTCAGCAG aggcaggcGGGTACCGCGAGCGGTGGGACGTCGGAGCTGAGCGCCCACACGCTGTcggagcagctgagggagagggaggagaagatCCTGGCACTGGAGGCCGACATGACCAAGTGGGAGCAGAAGTACCTGGAGGAGTGCACCATGCGCCAGTTCGCCATGGACGCCGCGGCCACGGCGGCCGCCCAGCGCGACACCACCCTCATCAGCCACTCCCCACGGCACTCCCCCAACAGCAGCTTCAACGAGGACCTTCTCCTGGCCAGCCACAAGCACCAGGAGATGGAGAACAG gttAAAAGCTCTTCATGCCCAAATCCTGGAGAAGGATGCTGTCATCAAGGTCCTCCAGCAGCGCTCGCGGAGGGACCCCAGCAAAGCCCTTCAGGGCTCCCTGCGGCCGGCCAAATCCGTGCCCTCCATCTTCGCTGCCTCCGCCGCCCCAagctggccaggggctggccAGAGTGACCGGTCATCCGAGGGCAGCTCCCGTGGCAGCACAG AGTCTCCTCCAGCAGGCAAAGCCACCACTGAAGGGACAGCAGTGTCCACTGCCCTTGCCTTGCCATCCCACTCCAAGCATGGCAGCAAGGACGGCAGCACGCAGACAGAcggagcagctgggagcagcgaGCAGGGCGAGGGCACCGCAGTGCTGG agagctcggctgctgccagagccctggACCTGTCTGACATGGTGGAGATCCTGATTTAA